The following coding sequences are from one Arthrobacter sp. 24S4-2 window:
- a CDS encoding alpha-ketoacid dehydrogenase subunit beta — MSPTVTTSSEFNGNVSAATARAAAKAAATAEATGPQMVTMAKALNTAMADAMHADSSVLVFGEDVGMLGGVFRITDGLTKTFGESRCFDTPLAESGIVGMAVGMAMNGMRPVIEMQFDAFAYPAFEQIVSHVAKMHNRTKGAVKLPIVIRVPYAGGIGGVEHHCDSSESYYAHTAGLKVFTPATVADGYRMLREAIDSDDPVMFMEPKKLYWSKDLVDLEGLRAEHTSNTERGTSSEGRAAVARPGTDATLIAYGPSVPAALAAAAAAAEEGRSLEVIDVRSIVPFDDETVCASVRKTGRAVVIAEAHGFASVSSEIVARVQERCFHYLAAPIRRVTGFDVPYPAPKLEHYYLPGVDRILDAVDDLQWED; from the coding sequence ATGAGCCCCACAGTAACCACCTCCTCCGAGTTCAACGGCAACGTGAGCGCGGCGACTGCCCGCGCCGCCGCCAAAGCAGCTGCCACGGCTGAAGCAACCGGGCCGCAGATGGTCACCATGGCCAAGGCGCTAAATACTGCCATGGCGGATGCCATGCACGCCGACTCCTCCGTTTTGGTGTTCGGCGAGGATGTCGGGATGCTAGGGGGTGTCTTCCGGATCACGGACGGGCTCACCAAGACCTTCGGCGAGTCCCGCTGCTTCGACACCCCGCTGGCCGAGTCCGGGATTGTCGGGATGGCCGTGGGGATGGCCATGAACGGCATGCGCCCGGTGATCGAAATGCAGTTCGATGCCTTCGCCTACCCGGCCTTCGAGCAGATCGTCAGCCACGTTGCCAAGATGCACAACCGGACAAAGGGCGCCGTCAAGCTGCCCATCGTCATCCGCGTCCCATACGCGGGCGGAATCGGGGGAGTGGAGCACCACTGCGATTCCTCCGAGTCCTACTACGCCCACACCGCGGGCCTGAAGGTCTTCACCCCGGCCACCGTGGCCGACGGCTACCGCATGCTCCGCGAAGCCATCGACTCCGATGACCCTGTGATGTTCATGGAGCCCAAGAAGCTCTACTGGTCCAAGGACCTGGTCGACCTTGAAGGGCTGCGCGCCGAGCACACCTCCAACACGGAGCGGGGGACCTCCTCGGAAGGCCGCGCCGCCGTCGCCCGCCCCGGCACCGATGCGACCCTGATCGCCTACGGTCCGTCCGTTCCCGCAGCGCTGGCCGCGGCAGCCGCGGCGGCAGAGGAAGGTCGCTCACTGGAAGTGATCGACGTCCGCTCCATTGTGCCGTTCGATGACGAGACAGTGTGCGCGTCTGTCCGTAAGACCGGCCGTGCCGTGGTCATCGCCGAGGCGCATGGCTTCGCGTCGGTGTCTTCGGAGATCGTCGCCCGGGTCCAGGAGCGTTGCTTCCATTACCTGGCCGCACCGATTAGGCGCGTCACCGGTTTCGATGTGCCCTACCCGGCGCCGAAACTTGAGCACTACTACCTGCCCGGCGTGGACCGCATCCTCGACGCCGTTGACGACCTCCAGTGGGAAGACTGA
- the pdhA gene encoding pyruvate dehydrogenase (acetyl-transferring) E1 component subunit alpha, which produces MTISADHTALEQDSPEQPAGNHVTEGAAAEVVRKFGITVEDYMLPARHQIQMVDQDGALNPHTEQGAQPGHEYSLPGDAELLAAYEQLVVGRRVNDQNSALVRQGRMAVYPSSHGQEACQVAAALCLADGDWIFPTYRDSVAVMARGVDPVQTMTLFRGDWHSGYDPAKHKVGIQCTPLTTQLLHAVGVAHAAKLRGEDTVVLAMCGDGATSEGDFHEALNFAAVFHLPVVFFVQNNQYAISVPLAHQSVAPSLAHKAVGYGMAGERVDGNDVVALLAVLGRAVKLAREGSGPLLVEAHTYRMQAHTNADDSTRYRQDSEVAQWVAKDPLKRMQTYLTDRGLLDDDGAARISEKAEAIASQLREGLGEDVPVDPQDLFRYVFSTPTPQLKEQSAMLADELARDAGTGSSSDTEAAK; this is translated from the coding sequence ATGACGATCTCCGCGGACCATACGGCCCTCGAGCAGGACTCGCCGGAACAGCCGGCCGGGAACCACGTGACCGAAGGCGCAGCAGCCGAGGTTGTACGCAAGTTCGGCATCACGGTGGAGGACTACATGCTGCCGGCCCGCCACCAGATCCAGATGGTGGATCAGGACGGCGCACTGAATCCCCACACCGAGCAGGGCGCGCAGCCGGGACACGAATACTCGCTGCCGGGTGACGCCGAACTGCTGGCCGCCTACGAACAACTGGTTGTGGGCCGCCGCGTCAATGACCAGAACTCCGCCCTGGTCCGCCAGGGCCGCATGGCGGTCTACCCCTCAAGCCACGGCCAGGAGGCCTGCCAGGTGGCTGCCGCCCTCTGCCTCGCCGACGGCGACTGGATCTTCCCCACCTACCGCGACTCCGTGGCCGTGATGGCACGCGGCGTGGATCCCGTTCAGACCATGACCCTCTTCCGTGGCGACTGGCACAGCGGCTACGACCCCGCCAAGCACAAGGTCGGCATACAGTGCACCCCGCTCACCACCCAACTGCTCCACGCCGTTGGCGTTGCCCACGCCGCCAAACTGCGCGGCGAGGACACCGTGGTCCTGGCCATGTGCGGCGACGGCGCCACCAGCGAAGGTGACTTCCACGAAGCCCTGAACTTCGCGGCCGTTTTCCACCTGCCTGTCGTGTTCTTCGTGCAGAACAACCAATACGCCATCTCGGTGCCGCTGGCCCACCAGTCCGTGGCCCCGTCGCTGGCCCACAAGGCCGTGGGCTACGGCATGGCCGGCGAACGCGTGGACGGCAACGACGTCGTCGCCCTTCTCGCCGTGCTGGGCCGCGCTGTGAAGCTGGCCCGCGAGGGCTCGGGCCCGCTCCTGGTGGAGGCCCACACCTACCGCATGCAGGCCCACACCAACGCCGACGACTCCACCCGTTACCGCCAGGACAGCGAAGTGGCCCAGTGGGTGGCCAAGGATCCGCTGAAGCGGATGCAGACCTACCTTACGGACCGCGGCCTGCTGGATGACGACGGCGCCGCCCGGATTTCCGAGAAGGCGGAGGCAATCGCAAGCCAACTTCGCGAAGGGCTGGGCGAGGACGTCCCGGTCGACCCGCAGGACCTTTTCCGGTACGTGTTCTCAACGCCCACGCCGCAGCTCAAGGAGCAGTCCGCCATGCTCGCTGACGAACTCGCCCGAGACGCCGGCACTGGCTCCTCTTCAGATACGGAGGCCGCAAAATGA
- a CDS encoding Lrp/AsnC family transcriptional regulator: MAETETDQVAVPLDYVDRNIIAELTRDGRMSVTQVAENVHISRAHAYTRIARLTGEGVLTKFTALVDPIKAGLKSSAYVTLKVRQHSWRELRELLRTIPEVHHIALVGGDFDVILLVRAVDNVDLRRVIFDQLQSMPGVLDTQTFLVFEDVDTR; encoded by the coding sequence ATGGCAGAGACCGAGACAGACCAGGTGGCGGTGCCGCTGGATTACGTGGACCGGAACATCATCGCGGAACTCACCCGGGACGGGCGGATGTCCGTGACCCAAGTGGCCGAGAACGTCCACATCTCAAGGGCGCACGCCTATACGCGGATCGCAAGGCTGACCGGCGAGGGTGTGCTGACCAAGTTCACGGCGCTGGTTGACCCTATTAAGGCGGGACTCAAGTCCTCCGCCTACGTGACGCTTAAAGTGCGGCAACATTCCTGGCGCGAGCTGCGGGAGCTCCTCCGGACCATCCCGGAGGTGCACCACATCGCTCTGGTCGGCGGGGATTTTGACGTCATCTTGCTAGTGCGGGCAGTGGACAACGTGGACCTGCGGAGGGTGATTTTCGACCAGCTGCAGTCCATGCCCGGAGTGCTGGATACGCAGACGTTTCTGGTGTTTGAGGATGTTGATACGCGCTAA
- a CDS encoding polysaccharide biosynthesis tyrosine autokinase, with the protein MDLRDYLRILRRNWILITAITLVGLLVGGAAAVLTKPTYTAETQLFVAIQSSGSVQELQQGNTFSQARVQSYVKTVDSPVVLQPAIDTLGLQVNAEDLSQRVTATTDLNTVLINISVADQSPVQAAAIAQAVANSLIKAVDTLEKPKNGGTSPVALSVIKPAIAPNAPSAPNTRLYLILGLLIGLALGVGISVLRSTLDNRIRGEVDLRRITDAPLLGGITFDPDAVRKPLLTQAAPQSPRAESFRQLRTNLQFANISGRAKTVLVTSSLPGEGKSTSATNLAIALAQAGQTVCLIDADLRRPMVNEYLGLERNAGLTTALVGAADVNDLLQPWGEDNMFVLTSGQIPPNPSELLGSEEMGNLIRRLEEAFDSIVVDAPPLLPVTDAAVLSQHVGGVVVVVGSQKLRHQDLEKSLNALKMVGSNLLGIVLNRLPTKGPDAYSYSYYSHDSKPDSRASVSSGTSSGRALDQAPRRPRPIDERGGTFDETLQDPNQHPPRVYPASRFGSR; encoded by the coding sequence TTGGATTTACGCGACTACTTGCGCATCCTGCGCCGCAATTGGATTTTGATAACCGCCATAACTCTTGTTGGGCTTCTCGTTGGTGGTGCTGCGGCCGTACTAACCAAACCCACGTATACAGCCGAGACACAGTTGTTCGTGGCCATACAAAGCTCAGGGTCGGTACAGGAACTTCAACAGGGAAACACCTTCAGTCAGGCGCGAGTTCAGTCGTACGTAAAGACGGTCGATTCCCCAGTTGTCTTGCAGCCCGCCATTGATACTTTAGGGCTACAGGTCAACGCCGAGGATCTTTCCCAGCGTGTCACTGCAACAACTGACTTGAATACCGTCCTGATCAACATCTCAGTTGCAGATCAGTCTCCCGTTCAGGCCGCCGCCATCGCGCAAGCCGTTGCCAACAGCCTTATCAAGGCCGTGGACACTCTTGAGAAACCAAAGAACGGAGGCACTAGCCCCGTAGCTCTGTCAGTCATAAAACCCGCGATAGCACCTAATGCACCGTCTGCTCCGAACACGCGGCTGTACCTGATACTAGGACTGCTCATCGGCCTTGCATTGGGTGTGGGAATCAGTGTCTTGCGGTCCACTCTTGATAATCGCATCCGGGGCGAAGTGGATCTCCGTCGGATAACAGACGCACCTTTGTTGGGCGGCATTACGTTTGACCCTGACGCAGTCCGCAAACCGCTGCTGACGCAAGCAGCGCCCCAAAGCCCTCGTGCCGAATCGTTTCGACAACTCCGCACTAACCTCCAATTCGCCAATATATCTGGTCGCGCGAAGACTGTCCTCGTAACATCCTCACTTCCGGGCGAAGGGAAGAGCACGTCAGCTACAAATCTAGCCATTGCGTTGGCCCAGGCAGGGCAGACCGTTTGTCTGATCGATGCAGACCTCCGACGGCCAATGGTCAACGAGTATCTCGGACTTGAGCGCAATGCAGGCTTGACGACCGCTTTGGTCGGAGCAGCAGATGTCAATGACCTTCTGCAACCCTGGGGTGAAGACAATATGTTTGTATTAACCTCGGGTCAGATTCCTCCCAACCCCAGTGAACTGCTTGGCTCGGAGGAGATGGGCAACCTCATTAGGCGTCTCGAAGAGGCCTTTGACAGCATCGTTGTAGATGCCCCACCTCTTCTCCCCGTTACGGACGCGGCAGTCCTCTCTCAGCACGTGGGAGGAGTCGTCGTAGTGGTGGGATCACAAAAGCTGAGGCATCAGGATCTCGAAAAATCCTTGAACGCACTCAAAATGGTCGGTTCAAACCTTCTTGGAATTGTCCTCAACCGACTGCCAACAAAAGGTCCGGACGCCTACTCCTACAGCTACTACAGCCACGATTCGAAACCTGACAGCCGAGCTTCAGTCTCCAGCGGTACTTCGTCTGGTCGAGCCTTGGATCAGGCCCCAAGACGACCTCGCCCAATCGACGAGCGAGGCGGAACCTTCGATGAGACGCTTCAGGACCCTAACCAACACCCTCCGCGTGTGTATCCTGCCAGCCGGTTCGGTTCCAGATAG
- a CDS encoding NAD-dependent epimerase/dehydratase family protein: MKALVTGAAGFIGSSIVKRLLADGYQVVGVDSITDYYDRDLKVANIKRNENSGFEFLERDLNDIDLSAALDDVQYVFHQAGQPGVRKSWGTDFDIYTRENVQATQRLLEAAKGSSTLKRLVYASSSSVYGNAERYPTTEIDRPQPVSPYGVTKLAAEHLCSLYASNFGVPTTSLRYFTVYGPRQRPDMAFTRFLKAAELGEELPLYGTGGQIRDFTFIDDVVTANVLAATTETVPGAVYNVAGGSNVSMNDVLDIIEGLVESPLRVNRTSAVAGDVWRTGGSTERIASDLSWSPTVSIEDGIAAQLEWVKSTLR; the protein is encoded by the coding sequence ATGAAGGCACTAGTTACGGGCGCCGCCGGGTTTATTGGCAGCTCCATTGTTAAGAGGCTACTGGCCGACGGCTATCAGGTAGTAGGGGTAGATTCCATAACTGACTACTACGACCGCGACCTCAAGGTTGCCAACATTAAGCGAAATGAGAACAGCGGATTCGAGTTTCTGGAACGTGATCTCAACGACATCGACCTTTCGGCGGCTCTCGATGATGTTCAGTATGTGTTCCACCAAGCAGGGCAGCCCGGTGTGCGGAAGTCCTGGGGCACTGACTTTGATATCTACACGAGGGAAAACGTTCAAGCTACACAACGGCTGCTGGAAGCGGCGAAGGGATCCTCTACGCTGAAGCGTCTTGTCTACGCGTCTTCGTCGTCTGTTTATGGAAACGCCGAACGATACCCCACTACTGAAATCGATCGTCCTCAGCCTGTCAGCCCGTATGGAGTGACCAAGCTCGCGGCTGAGCACCTCTGCTCTCTGTACGCAAGCAACTTTGGCGTTCCGACGACCTCCCTTCGTTACTTTACTGTGTATGGTCCACGGCAACGGCCCGACATGGCCTTCACCCGGTTCTTGAAAGCGGCCGAACTAGGTGAAGAGCTGCCCCTATATGGCACCGGCGGACAAATTCGGGACTTCACGTTTATCGACGATGTCGTCACAGCCAATGTCCTCGCCGCAACGACCGAAACTGTGCCGGGCGCTGTCTACAACGTCGCTGGGGGCAGCAACGTATCTATGAATGATGTTCTGGACATTATCGAAGGACTAGTTGAATCACCGCTTCGAGTAAATAGAACGTCTGCCGTCGCAGGAGATGTCTGGCGAACCGGAGGTTCGACCGAACGAATTGCAAGTGATTTATCATGGTCGCCAACCGTCTCCATTGAGGATGGCATCGCTGCACAGTTGGAGTGGGTCAAGAGCACCCTTCGCTAA
- the istA gene encoding IS21 family transposase, translating into MVRKIKAKLVLQLRNQGLSGRAISLAQGMSRHSVQAVIDAANQLGLGWDDVAEKSEGEVYLALFPGRGVRESVFAQPDWVQVHRELARVGVTLKLLHQEYLDGCSRAGQAAMSYDRFCRLYGDYANVTGASSRVGHKAGRSVEVDWSGPTMQLVDPATGEISKVYLFVACLPFSRYAFVEATLDMRQESWLRAHAAMFAFFSGTVPRIVPDNLKTGVISHPREGEVVLNDAYREMAAHYSAAVLPGRVRHPKDKASVENTVSHVATWVIAGLRQEQFTSLVQLRARIREQIDAYNRQPFQKREGSRLSVFTAEEKPLLQPLPAVTFEISTWTYGRKVGRNGHVVWAKNFYSVPFTHIGAHVDLRVTDTMLEIYRGDERLTSHLLLPVTTTNQYRTNEADLPEGHSWQAWDRARIDAWALRMGPATGTVIEKIFESVRIEEAGYDPALAVLRLSRRFSPARVEAACRLALRGPIRSPRYAHLRPILDTGQDKTGHVEEPDDEDGGYVRGSSYYAGGTR; encoded by the coding sequence ATGGTACGGAAGATCAAGGCGAAGCTCGTCTTGCAGTTGCGTAACCAGGGCCTGTCCGGCAGAGCGATCTCGCTCGCTCAGGGCATGTCCAGGCACAGCGTTCAGGCGGTGATCGATGCCGCGAATCAGCTCGGGCTCGGTTGGGACGACGTTGCGGAGAAGTCTGAGGGCGAGGTGTATCTGGCGCTGTTTCCCGGTCGCGGGGTGCGGGAGAGCGTGTTCGCGCAGCCGGACTGGGTCCAGGTGCACCGCGAGCTGGCCAGGGTTGGCGTGACGTTGAAGCTGCTGCACCAGGAGTATCTCGACGGGTGCAGTCGGGCCGGGCAAGCGGCGATGAGTTATGACCGGTTCTGCAGGCTTTACGGCGATTACGCCAACGTCACTGGCGCGTCGTCTCGGGTCGGCCATAAGGCCGGCCGCAGCGTCGAGGTCGACTGGTCCGGGCCGACGATGCAGCTCGTTGACCCGGCAACGGGAGAGATCTCGAAGGTGTATTTGTTCGTCGCATGCCTGCCGTTCAGCAGATATGCGTTCGTGGAGGCGACGTTGGATATGCGGCAGGAGTCGTGGCTGCGCGCGCATGCGGCGATGTTCGCATTCTTCAGCGGCACGGTCCCGCGGATCGTCCCCGACAACCTCAAGACCGGGGTGATCTCTCACCCGCGCGAGGGCGAAGTCGTCCTCAACGACGCCTATCGCGAGATGGCGGCGCATTATTCGGCGGCGGTACTTCCGGGCCGGGTGCGGCACCCGAAAGACAAAGCCAGCGTCGAAAACACTGTCTCCCACGTCGCCACCTGGGTGATTGCGGGTCTGAGGCAGGAGCAGTTCACCAGCCTGGTGCAGCTGCGGGCCCGGATTCGGGAGCAGATCGATGCCTACAACCGACAGCCGTTCCAGAAGCGGGAAGGCTCCCGGCTGAGCGTGTTCACGGCCGAGGAGAAGCCGCTGCTGCAACCGTTGCCGGCGGTGACTTTCGAGATCAGCACCTGGACATATGGGCGCAAAGTAGGCCGGAACGGACACGTGGTCTGGGCAAAAAACTTCTACTCCGTCCCGTTCACCCACATCGGCGCGCATGTTGATCTTCGCGTCACGGACACCATGCTCGAGATCTATCGGGGTGATGAGCGCCTGACCAGCCACCTGCTGCTGCCCGTGACGACGACAAACCAGTATCGGACGAACGAAGCCGACCTTCCCGAGGGGCACAGCTGGCAAGCCTGGGACCGAGCCCGGATCGACGCCTGGGCGTTACGGATGGGACCGGCGACCGGGACCGTGATCGAGAAGATCTTCGAGTCAGTCCGCATCGAGGAAGCCGGCTACGACCCAGCACTGGCGGTCCTGCGCCTGTCTCGTAGGTTCTCACCAGCCCGGGTGGAAGCCGCATGCCGGCTCGCGCTGCGCGGTCCGATACGATCGCCCCGTTACGCCCACCTGCGGCCGATCCTGGACACCGGGCAGGACAAAACCGGGCACGTCGAGGAGCCTGATGACGAAGATGGCGGATACGTGCGCGGCAGCTCCTACTACGCAGGAGGGACCCGATGA
- a CDS encoding ATP-binding protein translates to MSRLDTETKRKLREMNAGELLEAIDTQDETLSISLPFEDRLRLVVDDAYASFTHAKVTGLIRRAGLRYPNADLRRIDLLDERGLDRPLLSQLGTCSFVARQQNVVFQGFTGSGKSYLGCAIAKRACEHRIRAHYVRMPDLEEAWVAAQDTLGGSGKFLRKYAAFTLLVIDEWLLDRPTESMRTMLLELMERRYGETSTVFCTQYSQKDWHQRLGSGVHADAIMDRIIHNTIWIETGNYNMREHTALATA, encoded by the coding sequence ATGAGCCGCCTGGACACGGAAACCAAACGCAAGCTGCGGGAGATGAACGCGGGCGAGCTGCTGGAGGCCATAGATACTCAAGACGAGACGCTGAGCATCAGCCTGCCGTTCGAAGATCGTCTCCGGCTGGTCGTCGATGACGCCTACGCGTCGTTCACCCATGCCAAAGTCACCGGCCTGATCCGGCGGGCGGGGCTGCGCTACCCGAACGCTGACCTGCGCCGCATCGACCTCCTCGATGAGCGAGGTCTTGACCGGCCGCTGCTGAGCCAGCTCGGCACCTGCTCGTTCGTGGCGCGGCAGCAGAACGTTGTCTTCCAAGGGTTCACCGGGTCGGGGAAGTCCTACCTGGGATGCGCGATCGCTAAACGCGCATGCGAACACCGTATCCGCGCGCATTACGTCCGCATGCCCGACCTCGAGGAAGCCTGGGTCGCCGCCCAAGACACCCTTGGCGGATCCGGCAAGTTCCTGCGCAAGTATGCGGCATTCACCCTGCTGGTCATTGATGAGTGGTTGCTGGATCGGCCCACGGAATCGATGCGCACCATGCTGCTGGAACTGATGGAACGCCGCTACGGGGAGACGTCAACAGTGTTCTGCACCCAGTACTCGCAGAAGGACTGGCACCAGCGGCTCGGCTCCGGCGTTCACGCCGACGCGATCATGGACCGGATCATCCACAACACGATCTGGATCGAGACAGGCAATTACAACATGCGCGAACACACAGCACTCGCAACCGCCTAG
- a CDS encoding IS3 family transposase (programmed frameshift), with protein sequence MPKPFPAEFRRDVVAVARKHEAPISQIAKDFGISEANLHNWLKKADIEDGTRPGSTEKEAAELRDARKRIRLLEQENEILRRAAAFFARELPPKMKFPLVLDLAAVGIPVAVACRVLGFSKQAFYAWKAAPVTERDWSDAHLINTALDVHRDDPAFGYRFIADELQDHGFRAGENRVARLCSSQRIWSVFAKKRGPTRKAGPPVHDDHVRRDFTATASDQLWLTDITEHRTDEGKLYLCAIKDVYSNRIVGYSIDSRMKASLAVSALHNAIALRDPEGTVVHSDRGSQFRSHAFVRTLKGNGLKGSMGRVGACADNAAMESFFSLLQKDVLDRQRWSTRANLRLAIVTWIEKTYHRKRRQRRLGRLTPVEFETINTGLKAA encoded by the exons ATGCCCAAGCCTTTCCCTGCTGAGTTCCGACGTGACGTGGTCGCGGTTGCGCGGAAGCACGAAGCCCCGATCTCGCAGATCGCCAAAGACTTCGGGATTTCCGAAGCAAACCTGCACAACTGGCTGAAGAAAGCCGACATCGAGGACGGTACCCGTCCCGGTTCGACGGAGAAGGAAGCCGCAGAGCTCAGGGATGCCAGGAAGAGGATCCGGCTGCTTGAGCAGGAGAACGAGATCCTGCGCCGGGCAGCGGCGTTTTTCGCCCGGGAGCTGC CCCCCAAAATGAAGTTCCCGCTGGTCCTTGACCTTGCCGCGGTCGGTATTCCCGTCGCGGTGGCCTGCCGGGTGCTGGGTTTCTCCAAACAGGCCTTCTACGCATGGAAAGCCGCACCGGTCACGGAGCGTGACTGGTCTGACGCGCACCTGATCAACACGGCCCTGGATGTCCACCGGGACGATCCGGCGTTCGGGTACCGGTTCATCGCCGACGAACTCCAAGACCATGGCTTCCGCGCCGGAGAGAACCGGGTGGCGCGCCTGTGCAGCAGCCAGCGGATCTGGTCCGTGTTCGCCAAGAAACGCGGCCCGACGCGCAAAGCCGGCCCGCCCGTGCACGATGACCACGTCAGGCGGGATTTCACCGCGACCGCATCGGATCAGCTGTGGCTCACGGACATCACCGAGCACCGGACCGATGAGGGCAAGCTCTACCTGTGCGCCATCAAGGACGTCTATTCCAACCGGATCGTGGGCTACTCCATCGATTCCCGGATGAAAGCATCCCTGGCCGTCTCCGCCCTTCACAACGCGATAGCGCTTCGGGATCCGGAAGGAACTGTGGTGCATAGTGACCGCGGTTCCCAATTCCGCTCCCATGCCTTCGTCAGGACTCTGAAAGGCAACGGGCTCAAAGGCTCGATGGGACGAGTCGGCGCGTGCGCCGACAACGCCGCCATGGAGTCGTTCTTCTCGCTCCTGCAGAAGGACGTGCTGGACCGTCAACGATGGTCCACAAGGGCCAATCTGCGCCTGGCCATCGTGACCTGGATCGAGAAGACCTACCACCGGAAACGCCGTCAGCGGCGCCTCGGCCGGCTAACGCCGGTCGAGTTTGAGACAATAAATACCGGCCTCAAAGCCGCCTAA